Proteins encoded in a region of the Planococcus citri chromosome 1, ihPlaCitr1.1, whole genome shotgun sequence genome:
- the LOC135833485 gene encoding lipopolysaccharide-induced tumor necrosis factor-alpha factor homolog — MSKTIPDQPLPQSYPPPGPPQPYPPPGPQLYPPSGPQPQPYPPSGPQPYPQPGFNIPPPQYDNIQHNYPPTAPPPQYDNIQHQHHQQQPVNVIIEPISFGETPVRMVCTNCQRDIVTTVTDEYSLSQHIACLVIFIFTAGICTCYSCVPYCIPSLYDARHQCPNCKTHLGTYKRCA; from the coding sequence ATGTCAAAAACAATCCCAGATCAGCCACTACCTCAATCGTACCCTCCGCCAGGACCTCCTCAACCGTACCCTCCACCAGGACCGCAACTATACCCTCCATCAGGACCTCAACCTCAACCGTACCCTCCATCAGGTCCTCAACCGTATCCTCAGCCAGGATTCAACATCCCTCCGCCTCAATACGATAATATCCAGCACAACTATCCACCTACCGCTCCACCGCCTCAGTACGATAATATTCAGCATCAGCACCATCAGCAACAACCAGTGAATGTGATAATTGAGCCTATTTCGTTCGGCGAAACTCCAGTTCGTATGGTTTGTACGAATTGTCAAAGAGATATTGTAACCACCGTCACAGACGAATACTCGTTGTCTCAGCATATAGCgtgtttggttatttttatatttaccgCTGGTATCTGTACGTGTTATTCGTGTGTTCCGTATTGTATACCATCTTTGTACGATGCTCGTCACCAGTGTCCTAATTGTAAAAcacatttaggtacctataaacgTTGTGCTTGA
- the LOC135833484 gene encoding speckle-type POZ protein-like: protein MPNHSTRLPVTDEVCLTDVNIRKTTYLWTIKNFSSVHQKRKEILKSSPFSADNDEFKWRLHLNPYVMGSAYDPNVGYSVQSQCISLYAHAADELSDFTKHCPITGNVKFSIMNSENKETNAQSVDFSVNQTASNKVYTAVGFQQFVKESTLVADRDKLLPQDKLTILCEISYVKKTDIVCISGKQSSDSREKQEPATLDGIETLFMSKDFSDVTLSVDKKVYPAHKSILVARSPVFKAMFSHEMKEKQSNCIELQDITFPAFREMLRYIYTGKVQNLSILAADLLAAANKYDLKNLKAICENELCEKLSQSTAVSTLMLADMHHAENLKKQALLYMKMYSYTLSMLSEEDRNTLMKSYPHLLLEIIDTFGEKNKT from the coding sequence ATGCCCAATCATAGTACACGTCTTCCCGTTACTGATGAAGTATGCTTAACCGATGTGAATATTAGAAAAACAACGTATCTATGGACAATTAAGAATTTCTCATCGGTCCATCAGAAAAGGAAAGAAATCTTGAAATCCTCACCGTTCTCGGCGGATAACGATGAATTCAAATGGCGTTTACATCTTAATCCGTATGTCATGGGTTCTGCGTATGATCCTAATGTCGGTTATTCGGTCCAATCACAATGTATTTCGTTGTATGCACATGCCGCAGATGAACTTTCAGATTTTACAAAACACTGTCCCATCACaggaaatgtgaaattttccataatGAACTCTGAAAACAAGGAAACAAACGCTCAAAGCGTGGACTTTTCTGTAAACCAGACAGCCAGTAATAAAGTCTACACCGCTGTTGGATTTCAACAGTTCGTCAAAGAGAGTACGTTGGTTGCAGACAGGGACAAGTTATTGCCGCAGGATAAATTGACAATATTATGCGAAATATCTTACGTGAAAAAAACAGATATCGTATGTATTTCTGGTAAACAGTCATCAGATTCGCGTGAAAAACAAGAGCCAGCTACCTTGGACGGTATTGAAACGTTGTTTATGAGTAAAGATTTCAGTGATGTGACGCTATCCGTTGATAAAAAAGTATACCCTGCACATAAAAGCATTCTCGTCGCTCGCAGCCCAGTTTTCAAAGCTATGTTCAGTCACGAAATGAAAGAGAAACAGTCCAACTGTATCGAACTTCAAGACATCACCTTTCCAGCTTTCAGGGAGATGTTGCGGTACATTTATACGGGAAAAGTTCAGAACTTGTCGATCCTGGCCGCTGATTTGTTAGCTGCGGCTAACAAATATGATCTGAAAAACCTGAAAGCTATTTGCGAGAATGAGCTGTGTGAAAAACTATCTCAAAGTACTGCTGTGAGTACGTTGATGTTGGCCGATATGCATCAcgccgaaaatttgaaaaaacaggcTCTTCTGtacatgaaaatgtattcgTATACTTTAAGTATGCTGTCGGAAGAAGATCGCAATACGTTGATGAAATCTTATCCTCATCTTCTATTGGAAATAATCGATACGTTTGGTGAAAAGAATAAGACTTGA
- the LOC135833481 gene encoding protein roadkill-like, producing the protein MRQQQQQQQPRMVQGQPAHVVNAVNVTQPLRILPSQIVTTARITRATPVLQQQQDTIVLTQDDCGKSFHLKKFNFSWAVDNFWSSSTPSGAAPPKVESPLFSSVEEDFKCRVECSLSPMIIIISSANTTTTTSSVTNKSFSIKLHIICNIGKYDGILGNVEFSVVSPQHLHLSTTTTPAVKKQKFNLDNANLSEKSGLCTVEFQDFTKTDLLDNCVIENKVTIACCVFYATFAKRSRCCSDYRLFDDYERLLADEYYSDVTIKTKDKDYPVYKGVLAARSPVFDAMFRNNMQENATNVVNITDISQEVFEDMLLYIYSGKVKNLKLAYELIPAADKYDLKGLKDICGAELCEQLSKDTAIKILILAHTHHVDFLKKRALEFIKENTRYAEVKNSEIWNVLITFHADLMAEMLAILLDR; encoded by the coding sequence ATGCGAcagcaacaacagcagcagcagccaAGGATGGTGCAAGGACAACCGGCCCATGTGGTAAATGCCGTAAATGTGACACAGCCTCTAAGAATTTTGCCATCGCAGATTGTGACAACGGCAAGGATAACACGAGCAACGCCTGTGCTTCAACAGCAGCAAGATACCATTGTTCTTACTCAAGATGATTGTGGTAAgagttttcatttgaaaaagttcaatttttcgtgGGCTGTTGATAATTTCTGGTCTAGCTCTACCCCTAGCGGAGCAGCGCCACCTAAAGTTGAATCTCCATTATTTTCATCGGTTGAAGAAGATTTCAAGTGTCGTGTAGAATGTTCGCTCTCTCCGATGATCATCATTATTTCGTCCGCCAATACAACAACGACCACGTCCTCAGTCACTAACAAAtccttttcaataaaattgcatatcATATGCAATATTGGAAAATACGATGGTATATTGGGAAATGTGGAATTTTCTGTCGTGTCGCCCCAACATTTGCATCTCTCTACCACAACCACACCGGCagtaaagaaacaaaaatttaacctCGACAACGCCAACTTGAGTGAGAAATCGGGGCTGTGTACGGTAGAGTTTCAGGATTTCACAAAAACTGACTTACTAGACAATTGCgtaattgaaaataaagttaCAATTGCATGTTGTGTCTTTTATGCAACTTTCGCCAAAAGATCACGTTGCTGTTCCGATTATCGTCTCTTCGACGACTATGAACGTTTACTCGCTGATGAATATTACAGTGACGTAACCATCAAGACTAAAGATAAAGATTATCCAGTTTACAAAGGTGTTTTAGCTGCCCGAAGTCCTGTCTTTGATGCTATGTTCCGAAACAATATGCAAGAGAATGCGACAAATGTTGTCAACATAACGGATATTAGTCAAGAGGTTTTTGAAGATATGTTACTCTATATTTACAGCGGAAAGGTGAAAAATCTAAAGTTAGCTTACGAATTGATACCCGCAGCGGATAAGTATGATTTGAAAGGACTGAAGGATATTTGTGGAGCGGAATTGTGTGAGCAGTTATCCAAAGATACTGCCATAAAGATTCTAATACTGGCTCATACTCATCACgtggattttttaaagaagagaGCTCTCGaatttataaaagaaaataCGCGTTATGCCGAagttaaaaattcagaaatttggaATGTTCTAATTACATTTCATGCTGATTTGATGGCGGAGATGCTCGCTATTCTTCTTGACAGATAA
- the LOC135833483 gene encoding speckle-type POZ protein-like, translated as MSEKTMCLPVTDNVCLTKVNPRKTTYLWAVENFSSIHDSRREVLKSSPFAADDDYEFKWCLHLDPYHEVINDGYGTDSSQDSDDSSCRYRKQTVYVLLQAHPADECSDFMKHSPVTGTLKFAILNAVNKQSYSQNMKFSMAMKSCTKACSYTPAGFSKFIKRSDLLKDSDLLSQDKLTIYCEISYVKKTDVVNISGKQYSNLLEEQEPAALDDIGRLFMNEDFSDVRLSVENKIYPAHKIVLIARSPVFGAMFSYDTKEKQSNCIELQDITFAAFREMLRYMYTGKVQNLKELAPELLAAADKYDLKNLKIICEKELYETLSQSTAVATVMLADMYHAENLKKQALLYMRMYSYTLNMMSEKNRNALKSFPNLLLEIIDMFGEKNVS; from the coding sequence ATGTCCGAGAAAACTATGTGCCTTCCTGTAACTGATAACGTATGCTTAACCAAAGTGAATCCCAGAAAAACAACGTATTTGTGGGCAGTTGAGAATTTCAGCTCGATTCATGATAGCAGGAGGGAAGTCTTGAAATCTTCACCGTTCGCGGCTGATGACGATTACGAATTCAAGTGGTGCTTACATCTTGACCCTTATCACGAAGTAATAAATGATGGTTACGGCACCGACTCCTCACAAGACAGTGACGACAGTAGTTGCAGGTATCGCAAACAAACCGTTTACGTTTTATTGCAAGCACACCCTGCAGACGAATGTTCTGATTTCATGAAACACAGTCCAGTTACGGGAACTTTGAAATTCGCTATTCTGAACGCCGTAAACAAACAGTCATACTCTCAAAACATGAAGTTTTCTATGGCAATGAAAAGCTGTACTAAAGCTTGCTCGTACACCCCTGCTGGATTTAGTAAGTTCATCAAGCGAAGCGATTTGCTTAAAGATAGCGACTTATTGTCGCAAGATAAGCTGACAATTTATTGCGAAATATCTTACGTGAAAAAAACAGACGTCGTGAATATTTCCGGCAAACAGTATTCGAATTTGCTCGAAGAACAAGAGCCGGCTGCCTTGGACGATATTGGAAGGTTGTTCATGAATGAAGACTTCAGTGACGTGAGATTAtccgttgaaaataaaatatacccAGCTCATAAAATCGTTCTCATCGCTCGCAGCCCAGTCTTCGGAGCCATGTTCAGTTATGATACGAAAGAGAAACAATCCAATTGCATTGAACTTCAAGACATTACCTTCGCAGCTTTCAGAGAGATGTTACGATACATGTATACCGGaaaagtccaaaatttgaaGGAATTGGCTCCGGAATTGTTGGCAGCAGCTGATAAATACGAtcttaaaaacttgaaaattatttgcgaGAAAGAGCTTTATGAAACACTGTCTCAGAGTACTGCTGTGGCTACGGTGATGTTGGCCGATATGTATCACgccgagaatttgaaaaaacaggCCCTTCTGTATATGCGAATGTATTCGTATACTTTGAATATGATGTCAGAAAAGAATCGAAATGCGTTGAAATCGTTCCCTAATCTTTTATTGGAAATAATCGATATGTTTGGTGAAAAGAATGTTTCGTGA
- the LOC135833482 gene encoding speckle-type POZ protein-like, whose protein sequence is MSNKSSHVPVTDSICLTKLNYRKCTYLWAIENYSFHDKRKLVLKSLPFSAHDDKFKWRVHLNPVYYTSSYYYVALYLYPSEECSDFTEHSPIMGTLKFAIVDAENKEKHPQTIEFTLTSGTSNTCAGFPQFILTSTLFTAANKLLLEDKLSIFCEISYVKETDIVYISSEPFSNSLEREPACLDDIEMLFMNKEFSDVTLSVKKKSFPAHKSILVARCPVFKAMLSHDMKEKQSDCIELQDINLPVFKEMLRYIYTGTVQNLKCLAPELLAAADKYDIRNLKAICEKELYEKLSQDTAVNTLMLADMYHAKKLKNQALLYIKIHSYTSNILSQEVRKTMVESFPHLLLEIIDTFGKQGPM, encoded by the coding sequence ATGTCCAATAAAAGCTCGCACGTTCCTGTCACTGATAGCATATGCTTAACCAAATTGAATTATAGAAAATGTACGTATTTATGGGCCATTGAAAACTACTCATTTCATGATAAAAGGAAACTAGTTTTGAAATCGTTGCCCTTTTCGGCGCATGACGACAAATTCAAATGGCGTGTACATCTTAATCCCGTATACTATACCAGCTCCTACTATTACGTTGCATTATATTTGTATCCGTCGGAAGAATGTTCTGATTTCACTGAACACAGTCCAATCATGGGAACTTTGAAATTCGCCATAGTAGACGCCGAAAACAAGGAAAAGCACCCTCAAACTATAGAGTTCACGTTGACTTCTGGTACATCAAACACCTGCGCTGGATTTCCGCAATTCATTCTCACAAGTACCTTGTTTACTGCAGCAAACAAGTTGCTGCTGGAAGATAAGCTGTCaatattttgcgaaatatcGTACGTGAAAGAAACTGATATCGTGTATATTTCCAGTGAACCGTTCTCAAATTCGCTCGAACGTGAGCCAGCTTGCTTGGACGATATCGAGATGTTGTTTATGAATAAAGAGTTTAGCGACGTCACATTAtccgttaaaaaaaaatcattcccaGCCCATAAGAGTATTTTAGTGGCTCGTTGTCCTGTTTTCAAAGCTATGTTGAGTCACGACATGAAAGAGAAACAATCCGATTGTATTGAACTTCAAGACATCAACTTACCGGTCTTCAAGGAGATGTTACGCTATATTTATACTGGAACAGTTCAAAACTTGAAGTGTTTGGCACCTGAATTGTTAGCTGCAGCTGATAAATACGATATTAGAAACTTGAAAGCTATTTGCGAGAAAGAGCTTTATGAGAAGCTTTCTCAGGATACTGCTGTGAATACGTTGATGTTGGCCGATATGTATCACGCTAAGAAGCTGAAAAATCAGGCTCTTTTGTACATCAAGATACATTCTTATACTTCGAATATACTATCGCAAGAAGTTCGAAAAACCATGGTTGAATCGTTTCCTCATCTGCTTTTAGAGATTATCGATACGTTTGGTAAACAGGGTCCAATGTGA